In Lysinibacillus sp. FSL M8-0337, the following proteins share a genomic window:
- a CDS encoding peptide ABC transporter substrate-binding protein, translated as MNKNKKFLLLTVLAVFSLVLAACGFGGDSSDKAKDDKKDSGSSETAKELNLVIPSEPPSLHPQLATDSTSSAILINVFEGLTRSDAEGQPQPAMAEKWDVSEDGLTYTFHLRDAKWTNGDPVVAGDFEYAWKWALNPENLSEYASVFYPIKGAYEYNNAEGTVDEVGIKAEDDKTLVVTLTNPTPYFLELTAFKTYSPVNQKVVEGKEDWYAEAGENYVTNGPFTLDTWKHSDSIVLKKNEGYWDAANVALNTVNIGMVENEATAVTMFKNKEIDYLGSPYQTVALDAIDGFKADKSLNIDDHAAIYWYKFNTTDKITGNANIRKALTLAIDRQGLIDNVTKGEQKPALGMVPSAISGFEKDRGYYKDNDVEGAKAALEAGMKELGIKDAKDIKLNLSFNTSEGHAAIAQYIQEGWSKNLGITVSLDNSEWQVYLEKLNVLDYQIGRMGWIADYNDPYTFLEMFDTAKNGNNDTGWENPKYKELLKQAIAEVDTAKRLELLKEAEAVAVSEFPVAPIYYYTNLSVKQKYVKNMGPDRLGIIQLKNVDLDAK; from the coding sequence ATGAATAAGAACAAAAAGTTTTTATTACTAACTGTCCTTGCAGTATTTTCATTAGTACTTGCTGCATGTGGCTTTGGTGGAGATTCGTCTGACAAAGCAAAAGACGATAAAAAAGATTCTGGTTCATCAGAAACAGCAAAAGAGCTGAACTTAGTAATACCTTCTGAGCCACCATCTTTACACCCACAACTTGCAACAGATTCTACATCTAGTGCGATCTTAATTAACGTATTTGAAGGTCTAACTCGTTCAGACGCTGAAGGACAACCACAGCCAGCTATGGCTGAGAAATGGGATGTAAGTGAAGATGGTTTAACTTACACATTCCACTTACGTGATGCAAAATGGACAAACGGAGATCCAGTAGTTGCTGGCGACTTCGAATATGCTTGGAAATGGGCTTTAAATCCAGAAAACCTATCTGAATATGCTTCTGTATTCTACCCAATTAAAGGTGCTTACGAATACAACAATGCTGAAGGTACAGTTGATGAAGTAGGTATTAAAGCTGAAGATGACAAAACATTAGTTGTTACTTTAACTAACCCAACACCTTACTTCTTAGAGTTAACTGCATTCAAAACTTACTCACCAGTCAACCAAAAAGTGGTTGAAGGTAAAGAAGATTGGTACGCTGAAGCTGGTGAAAACTACGTAACAAACGGACCTTTCACATTAGATACTTGGAAACACAGTGATTCAATCGTGCTTAAGAAAAACGAAGGTTACTGGGATGCTGCAAATGTAGCACTTAATACAGTAAACATCGGTATGGTTGAAAACGAAGCAACTGCTGTAACAATGTTCAAAAATAAAGAAATTGATTACTTAGGTTCTCCATACCAAACAGTAGCGCTTGATGCTATTGATGGATTCAAAGCTGACAAGTCATTAAATATCGATGACCATGCAGCAATCTATTGGTACAAATTTAACACAACTGATAAAATTACTGGAAACGCTAACATTCGTAAAGCGTTGACATTAGCAATCGACCGTCAAGGCTTAATTGACAACGTAACTAAAGGTGAACAAAAACCTGCATTAGGTATGGTTCCATCTGCAATCAGTGGTTTTGAAAAAGACCGCGGTTACTACAAAGATAACGATGTTGAAGGTGCTAAAGCAGCACTTGAAGCTGGTATGAAAGAACTTGGTATTAAAGACGCGAAAGATATCAAACTTAACTTATCATTCAATACAAGTGAAGGACATGCTGCTATCGCTCAATACATCCAAGAAGGATGGAGCAAAAACCTTGGTATTACTGTAAGTCTTGATAACTCTGAATGGCAAGTTTACTTAGAAAAACTTAACGTTCTTGACTATCAAATTGGTCGTATGGGCTGGATTGCAGACTACAACGATCCTTACACATTCTTAGAAATGTTTGATACTGCTAAAAACGGTAACAACGATACTGGTTGGGAAAATCCAAAGTACAAAGAATTGTTAAAACAAGCAATTGCTGAAGTTGATACAGCGAAACGTCTTGAGCTATTAAAAGAAGCTGAAGCTGTCGCAGTTTCAGAATTCCCAGTTGCACCAATCTACTACTACACAAACCTTTCAGTAAAACAAAAGTATGTTAAAAACATGGGACCAGATAGACTTGGTATCATCCAACTTAAAAACGTTGATTTAGACGCTAAATAA
- a CDS encoding NFACT RNA binding domain-containing protein encodes MAFDGLFTYSMTTDLQKLVTGRITKIHQPNAQEVVLQIRANGGNHKLLFSIHPSYARVHLTEQTIENPAEPPMFCMLLRKHLEGGFISSIKQHELDRIIIVEIQSKNEIGDPIVRELHAEIMGRHSNLLLIDTEQNKIIDSLKHLSPSMNSFRTILPGQPYIAPPAQNKWQPLTVTDEQVAAFFAEPKTAKEVVSQFIGFSPLHAEELLFRLTVASNKVGCFKDFMADFNDGGKEPMYVSAHNKTYFSPIALTHLQGEKTVYPNVHELLDRVFFARAERDRVKQQAGDLERWLQNEIDKLSLKIKKLTKDFERASKLDQFQLYGELLMANIYAFEKGVKEVTVTNYYSESAEQVTIPVSERKTPIENAQSYYTKYTKAKNALIMVQEQLEKTREEITYFEMLAQQVQQASPGDIEEIREELAEQGYLKLRHAKKKKKQLKPEPEHYLSSTGMPISVGKNNKQNDMLTFKIAKRTDIWLHTKDIPGSHVVIHDANPDDTTLREAATLAAYFSKARDSSSVPVDYTEIRQVKKPNGAKPGFVIYFEQKTLFIDPDETVILQLKKQS; translated from the coding sequence ATGGCATTTGATGGTTTATTTACTTATTCAATGACAACAGACCTACAAAAATTAGTAACAGGTCGTATTACGAAAATACATCAACCTAACGCGCAGGAAGTTGTTTTACAAATCCGTGCAAATGGAGGGAACCATAAATTATTATTTTCTATCCACCCTTCCTATGCACGTGTACATCTTACAGAGCAAACAATCGAAAATCCTGCTGAACCCCCTATGTTTTGTATGCTTTTACGTAAGCATCTAGAGGGTGGTTTTATTTCTTCTATTAAACAGCATGAGTTAGATCGTATTATTATAGTAGAAATCCAAAGTAAAAATGAAATCGGTGATCCCATTGTACGGGAATTACATGCAGAAATTATGGGTCGCCATAGTAACCTGTTATTAATAGATACAGAACAAAATAAAATTATCGACAGTTTAAAACATTTATCACCTTCGATGAATAGTTTCCGAACAATATTACCTGGACAGCCTTATATCGCCCCACCTGCACAAAATAAATGGCAACCTCTTACGGTCACTGATGAGCAAGTAGCTGCATTTTTCGCAGAGCCAAAAACCGCTAAAGAAGTTGTGTCGCAATTTATTGGCTTTTCTCCTTTACATGCAGAGGAGTTGCTATTTCGTTTAACAGTTGCGTCAAACAAAGTTGGATGTTTCAAAGACTTTATGGCAGATTTTAATGATGGTGGCAAAGAACCAATGTATGTATCCGCACATAATAAAACATACTTCTCCCCAATTGCTTTAACACATTTACAAGGAGAGAAAACGGTCTATCCAAATGTCCATGAGCTTCTTGACCGTGTATTCTTTGCTCGCGCGGAACGAGATCGTGTGAAGCAACAAGCAGGAGATTTAGAACGCTGGTTACAAAACGAAATCGACAAACTATCATTAAAAATCAAAAAACTGACGAAAGACTTTGAACGCGCCTCCAAACTAGATCAGTTCCAATTGTATGGGGAACTATTGATGGCCAATATTTACGCTTTTGAAAAAGGTGTGAAGGAAGTGACCGTCACAAACTATTACAGTGAATCTGCTGAACAAGTAACGATTCCGGTAAGCGAGCGCAAAACACCGATTGAAAATGCACAAAGTTATTACACGAAATATACGAAGGCTAAAAATGCCCTTATTATGGTGCAAGAGCAACTCGAAAAAACAAGAGAAGAAATTACTTATTTCGAAATGTTAGCACAACAAGTGCAACAAGCATCACCTGGTGATATCGAGGAGATTCGTGAAGAATTAGCAGAACAAGGCTATTTAAAACTTCGTCACGCCAAGAAAAAGAAAAAACAGCTTAAACCTGAACCCGAACATTATCTATCATCTACAGGAATGCCCATTTCTGTAGGGAAAAACAACAAGCAAAATGATATGCTGACATTTAAAATAGCAAAGCGTACAGATATTTGGCTTCATACAAAAGATATACCAGGCTCTCATGTAGTCATTCACGATGCTAATCCAGATGATACGACATTGCGAGAAGCCGCAACCCTTGCCGCATATTTCTCAAAAGCTCGTGACTCATCCTCTGTTCCGGTAGATTATACAGAAATACGACAAGTCAAAAAGCCTAATGGTGCTAAACCTGGATTCGTTATTTACTTCGAACAAAAAACATTGTTTATAGACCCAGATGAAACGGTTATTTTACAATTAAAGAAACAGTCTTAA
- a CDS encoding ATP-binding cassette domain-containing protein, with translation MTKTGAKKILEVKNVKQYFGSPSNPIKAVDGISFDVYEGETLGLVGESGCGKSTTGRSIIRLYDITGGEIIFDGENVHGKKSKNELKNFNRQMQMIFQDPYASLNPRMTAGEIIGEAFDIHGLYKDKKARREKINQLLEAVGLNKEHANRYAHEFSGGQRQRIGIARALSLDPKFIIADEPISALDVSIQAQVVNLLKQLQKERGLTYLFIAHDLSMVKYISDRIAVMYRGKIMEIGKADDIYNHPVHPYTKSLLSAIPLPDPMSEKRRQRIPYKHTEVDESATYHEVGEQHYVYGTADLVKTWVATK, from the coding sequence ATGACTAAAACGGGTGCAAAAAAAATTCTTGAAGTTAAAAACGTAAAACAATATTTCGGTTCACCAAGCAACCCTATTAAAGCTGTTGATGGTATTAGTTTTGATGTCTACGAAGGTGAAACACTTGGTCTTGTTGGTGAATCAGGCTGTGGTAAATCAACGACTGGTCGTTCAATCATTCGCCTCTATGATATTACAGGTGGCGAAATTATTTTCGACGGTGAAAACGTTCATGGTAAAAAATCTAAAAATGAATTAAAGAATTTTAATCGTCAAATGCAAATGATTTTCCAAGACCCATACGCATCGTTAAACCCGCGTATGACGGCTGGAGAAATCATTGGGGAAGCTTTCGATATTCACGGTTTGTATAAGGATAAGAAAGCACGTCGCGAAAAAATCAACCAATTGCTTGAAGCTGTTGGTTTAAACAAAGAGCACGCTAACCGTTATGCCCATGAATTCTCTGGTGGTCAACGTCAACGTATCGGTATCGCACGTGCGCTAAGCTTAGATCCTAAGTTTATCATTGCCGATGAACCTATCTCTGCACTTGACGTATCGATTCAAGCGCAAGTTGTAAACTTATTAAAACAACTACAAAAAGAACGTGGCTTAACGTATCTTTTCATTGCCCATGACCTTTCGATGGTTAAATATATCAGTGACCGTATCGCTGTTATGTACCGTGGTAAAATTATGGAAATCGGTAAAGCAGATGATATTTACAATCATCCTGTACACCCTTATACAAAATCATTATTATCAGCTATTCCGCTTCCAGACCCTATGTCAGAAAAGCGTCGTCAACGTATTCCTTATAAACATACAGAAGTTGACGAAAGCGCCACATACCATGAAGTTGGCGAACAACATTATGTATATGGTACTGCTGATCTTGTGAAAACTTGGGTTGCCACTAAGTAA
- a CDS encoding methyl-accepting chemotaxis protein, with amino-acid sequence MSVGKKLSFGFFSIILILFMSLLILFNQFSNIEKKVEAALEDRVSQVELSDSIQFEMAMQGLFIRAMFIEDTASNKDSLIKHAGLLDEHVAEIAKKADSPEMVEYAKELITYNDAFNKAADRALALHDEGKLDEALKIVNSDAQQANRGLLEVSNKVVDYQKTQLENITAESKEAVKNSQIISIIAIIIGVALGIFLMLYVHRKVTSPLKSVVAAANNIANGELYHQDITNHSKDEIGQLAIAFNTMKSNLSSLMTHIQNNSEHLTGAAEELTASTEEVSATTEEVSSRINETAAAAETATIAAKESAAAMDETATGVQRIAEATQQLHHSAIATSETANTGNNIIEEAQQQMNVINDSTQLINTLVQKLSKQSVEISNITEVITAITDQTNLLALNAAIEAARAGEHGKGFAVVADEVRKLAEESKQSANKIVVLTQDIQQDTKNVEKAVVDGLHSVNDGVKMIGEAGIAFESIVQAITTMSDQIEDISATSEEISASAEQVAASVAEIAYGASASADNTKIIAEAMKEQAATIQQVNFVATELSEKSLELQNQIHQFKL; translated from the coding sequence ATGTCTGTTGGCAAAAAATTAAGCTTCGGTTTTTTCTCAATTATTTTGATCTTATTTATGTCTTTGCTTATTTTGTTCAACCAATTTTCCAATATTGAGAAGAAAGTTGAAGCTGCATTAGAAGACCGCGTTTCCCAAGTAGAACTGTCAGATAGTATTCAATTTGAAATGGCAATGCAAGGTCTTTTTATTCGCGCAATGTTTATAGAAGATACAGCAAGTAATAAGGATAGTTTAATTAAACACGCTGGATTGTTAGATGAGCACGTTGCCGAAATTGCAAAAAAAGCAGATTCGCCCGAAATGGTTGAATATGCCAAAGAGCTTATTACATATAACGATGCTTTTAACAAAGCAGCTGATCGTGCTTTAGCTTTACATGATGAGGGAAAATTAGATGAGGCATTAAAAATAGTCAATAGTGATGCACAACAAGCAAATCGAGGACTACTAGAAGTATCAAATAAAGTTGTCGATTACCAAAAAACACAGCTAGAGAATATTACAGCAGAATCTAAAGAAGCAGTAAAAAATTCACAAATCATTTCGATTATAGCGATTATTATTGGTGTAGCACTTGGCATATTCCTAATGCTTTATGTACATCGCAAAGTTACTAGCCCTTTAAAATCTGTTGTAGCCGCTGCCAACAACATTGCAAACGGTGAATTATATCATCAAGATATTACCAATCACTCCAAAGATGAAATTGGACAACTAGCGATAGCCTTTAATACGATGAAAAGTAACTTAAGTAGTTTAATGACACATATTCAAAATAACTCAGAACATTTAACAGGCGCAGCCGAGGAGTTAACGGCCTCTACTGAAGAAGTTTCTGCTACAACAGAAGAAGTATCTTCACGCATTAATGAAACCGCCGCCGCGGCCGAAACCGCAACAATTGCTGCAAAGGAAAGTGCTGCCGCCATGGATGAAACAGCTACAGGTGTACAACGTATTGCAGAAGCAACACAACAGCTTCACCATAGCGCCATCGCCACATCAGAAACGGCCAATACAGGCAACAATATAATAGAAGAAGCCCAACAGCAAATGAATGTAATCAATGATTCTACTCAACTTATTAACACACTCGTTCAAAAACTAAGTAAACAATCAGTAGAAATCAGCAATATTACGGAAGTTATTACAGCAATTACAGATCAAACCAACCTGCTCGCTCTAAATGCCGCTATCGAAGCAGCACGCGCAGGTGAACACGGGAAAGGCTTTGCTGTTGTAGCAGATGAGGTGCGCAAGCTAGCCGAAGAATCAAAACAATCCGCTAATAAAATTGTCGTTTTAACACAAGATATTCAGCAAGATACAAAAAATGTAGAAAAAGCAGTAGTCGACGGTCTTCACTCTGTAAATGATGGTGTTAAAATGATTGGAGAAGCAGGCATTGCTTTCGAATCCATTGTTCAAGCAATTACGACGATGTCCGATCAAATTGAAGATATTTCAGCAACATCAGAAGAAATATCTGCCAGCGCTGAACAAGTAGCCGCATCAGTTGCTGAAATTGCTTACGGCGCTTCAGCAAGTGCGGATAATACAAAGATTATTGCCGAAGCAATGAAAGAACAAGCAGCTACAATTCAACAAGTAAACTTCGTTGCCACAGAATTAAGCGAGAAATCATTAGAGTTGCAAAATCAGATTCACCAATTTAAGTTATAA
- a CDS encoding ABC transporter permease, translating into MINYILKRLMYILLALFVIVTATFFLMRLAPGSPFASERNFPPQIEEKLNETYGLNNPWYIQYKDYLIDTASFNFGESMKYKARSTNDMINESFPVSLTLGIEAMLLAVGFGVLIGVVSALYHNKWPDYLATSFAVLGISVPSFILAGLMQYFLAYKLGWFPVSGWKGFVYSILPALAIAFSHMGFIAKLTRSSMLEQNSSDYVKMARAKGIGKWTVVFRHTLRNALLPVITYLGPLTAGVVTGSFIVENIFAIPGLGKHFVQSITNRDYTVIMGTTVFYSIILLFAVLIVDILYSFIDPRIKLKGAKK; encoded by the coding sequence GTGATTAATTATATTTTGAAAAGGCTGATGTATATACTTCTCGCGCTTTTCGTCATCGTAACGGCTACGTTTTTCTTAATGCGTCTTGCTCCAGGTAGTCCTTTTGCAAGTGAACGTAATTTCCCTCCGCAAATCGAGGAAAAGTTAAACGAAACGTATGGATTAAATAACCCTTGGTATATTCAATATAAAGATTATTTAATCGATACGGCCTCATTTAATTTCGGTGAGTCTATGAAGTATAAAGCGCGTTCTACAAATGACATGATTAATGAGAGCTTCCCTGTTTCGTTAACTCTTGGGATTGAAGCTATGCTATTGGCGGTTGGATTCGGTGTATTAATAGGCGTAGTTTCAGCGCTTTATCATAATAAGTGGCCGGATTATTTGGCAACGTCCTTTGCGGTGCTCGGAATATCGGTACCATCGTTTATTTTGGCAGGCTTAATGCAGTATTTCTTAGCTTATAAATTAGGCTGGTTCCCTGTTAGTGGATGGAAAGGCTTCGTTTATAGTATCTTACCTGCCCTTGCTATTGCGTTCTCACATATGGGCTTTATCGCTAAACTAACACGTTCCAGTATGCTTGAACAAAACAGCAGTGATTATGTAAAAATGGCTCGTGCGAAAGGGATTGGCAAATGGACAGTCGTTTTCCGCCATACTTTACGTAATGCCCTTCTACCAGTTATCACGTACCTTGGTCCATTAACAGCTGGTGTTGTAACAGGTAGTTTTATCGTTGAAAATATATTCGCAATCCCTGGTCTAGGTAAACACTTTGTACAAAGTATTACAAACCGTGATTACACAGTTATCATGGGAACGACAGTGTTCTATTCAATCATCCTTTTATTTGCGGTATTAATTGTCGATATTTTATATAGCTTTATTGATCCGCGAATTAAGTTGAAGGGAGCGAAAAAGTAA
- a CDS encoding ABC transporter ATP-binding protein: MSKTILEVKDLKINFKTYAGLVHAVRGVNFDLKEGETLAIVGESGSGKSVTSNALMKLIPQPPGIYESGQILFNGRDLIPLSEKEMSKVRGNEIAMIFQDPMTSLNPTMKVGRQITEVILQHKKVSKDAAKKRAIELLTQVGIPFPEKRYNQYPHEFSGGMRQRVVIAIALAADPKLLIADEPTTALDVTIQAQILELMKEIQKNSKTSIIFITHDLGVVANVADRVAVMYAGQIVEYGTVDDIFYNPKHPYTWGLLGSMPDLDSNEDELLRTIPGSPPDLTNPPKGDAFAARNEFAMAIDYEQEPPMFKVSDTHYAKTWLLHPDAPKIPLPDAVAKRIEGFIAKEEEFND, encoded by the coding sequence ATGAGTAAAACAATTTTAGAAGTAAAAGATTTAAAAATTAACTTTAAAACTTATGCTGGACTTGTCCATGCTGTTCGTGGTGTAAACTTCGATTTAAAAGAAGGTGAAACGCTAGCGATCGTTGGTGAATCTGGTTCTGGTAAGAGTGTTACGAGTAACGCCTTAATGAAATTAATTCCACAGCCACCTGGTATTTATGAGTCAGGACAAATTTTATTCAATGGCCGTGATTTAATTCCACTTAGTGAAAAAGAAATGTCAAAAGTGCGCGGAAATGAAATTGCTATGATTTTCCAAGATCCGATGACAAGTTTGAACCCAACGATGAAGGTCGGACGTCAAATTACTGAAGTAATTTTACAACATAAAAAAGTTTCAAAAGATGCGGCGAAAAAACGCGCGATTGAACTTTTAACGCAAGTAGGTATTCCATTCCCTGAAAAACGTTATAACCAATATCCACATGAATTTTCAGGCGGGATGCGCCAACGTGTTGTAATCGCTATTGCACTTGCGGCAGATCCGAAGTTGTTAATTGCCGATGAGCCTACAACAGCATTAGACGTAACTATTCAAGCACAAATTTTAGAATTAATGAAAGAAATCCAAAAGAATTCTAAAACATCTATCATTTTCATTACCCACGACCTTGGTGTTGTGGCTAACGTTGCTGACCGTGTAGCCGTTATGTACGCTGGTCAAATCGTTGAATACGGAACAGTAGATGATATTTTCTATAATCCAAAACATCCTTATACTTGGGGATTACTTGGTTCTATGCCTGATTTAGATAGTAATGAGGACGAGCTATTACGTACGATTCCTGGTTCACCACCGGATCTTACAAATCCTCCAAAAGGTGATGCGTTTGCTGCTCGTAATGAATTTGCAATGGCCATTGACTATGAGCAAGAGCCACCAATGTTCAAAGTAAGCGACACACACTATGCAAAAACTTGGTTGTTGCATCCTGACGCGCCAAAAATTCCACTTCCAGATGCGGTTGCTAAACGTATTGAAGGCTTTATTGCGAAGGAGGAAGAATTCAATGACTAA
- a CDS encoding ABC transporter permease: protein MTQQPINKDMFKIVGGNHEATDKLADKSVSFWKEVFIRFSHNKMAIFGLVTLIIIILMAIFAPMLSQYKYSDQLGVFNSPPSAEFWFGTDDLGRDIFVRIWAGARISLFIGITAAVIDLIIGVLWGSISGLAGGRVDNIMMRIADVLTAVPYLLVVIVLLVVLQPGLFPMIIALSITGWINMARIVRGEVLSIKNQEYVLAARTLGASTGHLILKHLIPNALGAILVTMTLTIPSAIFTESFLSYLGLGVPAPHASWGTMASDGNKAIANAPWRLIFPAVFISLTIFAFNAIGDGLRDALDPKLRK, encoded by the coding sequence ATGACGCAACAACCGATTAACAAAGATATGTTTAAAATTGTCGGTGGAAATCATGAAGCAACTGATAAATTAGCTGATAAATCCGTTTCCTTCTGGAAGGAAGTATTTATTCGTTTTTCACATAACAAGATGGCGATTTTTGGTTTAGTCACTTTAATCATCATTATTTTAATGGCGATTTTTGCACCGATGCTTTCACAATATAAATACAGCGATCAACTTGGTGTTTTCAACTCCCCACCATCTGCAGAATTTTGGTTTGGGACAGATGATTTAGGGCGTGATATTTTCGTACGTATTTGGGCAGGTGCTCGTATTTCCTTATTTATCGGTATTACAGCGGCGGTTATTGACTTAATTATCGGCGTTCTTTGGGGAAGTATTTCAGGTTTAGCTGGTGGTCGCGTTGATAATATTATGATGCGTATTGCCGACGTATTAACTGCGGTTCCTTACCTATTAGTCGTAATCGTATTATTAGTTGTTTTACAACCAGGTTTATTCCCTATGATTATCGCCCTTTCGATTACAGGCTGGATTAACATGGCTCGTATCGTCCGTGGTGAAGTATTATCGATTAAAAATCAAGAATATGTACTTGCTGCACGTACTTTAGGTGCTAGCACAGGGCATTTAATTTTAAAACATTTAATTCCAAATGCGCTTGGTGCGATTTTAGTAACAATGACATTAACAATTCCATCTGCTATTTTCACGGAATCGTTCTTAAGTTACCTTGGACTTGGTGTCCCTGCTCCACACGCTTCATGGGGTACAATGGCATCTGACGGAAATAAAGCGATTGCTAACGCTCCGTGGCGCTTAATTTTCCCAGCAGTATTTATCTCGCTAACAATCTTTGCGTTTAATGCTATTGGTGATGGCTTACGAGATGCACTAGATCCAAAACTACGTAAATAA
- a CDS encoding oligopeptide ABC transporter substrate-binding protein, giving the protein MTKKSLTLFVIFIIMLLLAACSSKNKEQANEAEDSNDKPAETEDNKVDTSLLPMEVTNEGEAIEGGTLHVGLVADSPFKGIFIAELYEDATDASIMGYASNGLFKVDGDFLITDEGIAKLDVDTDNKKATITIQGDVKWSDGTPLTAEDLIYPYEIIGHPDYGGVRYDDDFKNIIGAEEYHDGKADTISGIKKIDDKSIEISLKKVSPAIYSGGDGLWGYAAPKHQLESIAIKDLISSDAVRKNPITLGAFKYDQIVNGESVQFVANEHYYKGKPKIDKVVIQVVSTSTIGEALKAGQFDIASVPATHYENIKNLSNITILGRPDLSYDYLGFKLGKYDQEKGENVYNENAKMNDPDLRKAIAYAMDIETVTDKFYQGLRVRANSLIPPAFKTYYDDTLEGYHYNPEKAKQLLDAAGYKDIDGDGIREDKEGNKFVIQLAARANSDTAEAIVEYYRQNWKDVGLDVQLTTGRLIEVNNFYDKVQADDPEIDMYIAGWGTGTNPSPAGLYSKGAAFNFSRYVSDDLTKLLNDIDSQEALDATYRAQAFRRWQEYMADKAMVIPMLFSTSTIAINKRIKSYNIDRETGTEIQDLELIADAPIK; this is encoded by the coding sequence ATGACAAAAAAGTCGTTGACGTTATTCGTGATATTCATAATCATGTTGTTATTAGCTGCTTGCAGTAGCAAGAATAAAGAGCAGGCAAACGAGGCGGAAGATAGCAATGATAAACCAGCCGAAACAGAAGATAACAAAGTAGATACAAGTTTGCTACCGATGGAAGTTACAAATGAGGGGGAAGCCATTGAAGGTGGTACATTACATGTAGGGCTTGTTGCAGATTCACCATTTAAAGGCATCTTCATTGCTGAGCTCTATGAGGATGCCACGGATGCATCCATTATGGGTTATGCATCAAATGGTCTATTTAAGGTTGATGGAGATTTTTTAATAACGGATGAGGGAATTGCCAAGTTAGATGTCGATACGGACAATAAAAAGGCAACAATCACGATTCAAGGGGATGTGAAATGGTCAGATGGCACACCGTTAACGGCTGAGGATTTAATTTATCCATATGAGATTATCGGTCATCCGGATTATGGCGGTGTACGCTATGATGATGACTTTAAAAACATTATTGGGGCAGAAGAGTACCACGATGGCAAAGCAGATACGATTTCTGGCATTAAAAAAATAGATGATAAATCAATTGAAATTTCGTTAAAGAAAGTATCACCAGCGATTTATTCAGGAGGGGATGGCTTATGGGGCTATGCGGCACCGAAGCATCAACTCGAATCGATTGCTATAAAAGATTTAATTTCTTCTGATGCTGTACGTAAAAATCCAATTACTCTCGGTGCATTTAAATATGATCAGATTGTAAATGGGGAGTCTGTACAGTTTGTGGCTAATGAACATTACTATAAAGGTAAACCAAAGATTGATAAGGTAGTTATTCAAGTTGTTTCAACTTCAACTATTGGTGAGGCACTGAAAGCAGGGCAATTCGATATCGCTTCAGTCCCAGCTACGCATTATGAGAATATAAAAAACTTATCGAATATAACGATATTAGGTCGTCCTGACTTATCATATGACTACCTAGGCTTTAAATTAGGGAAATACGATCAAGAAAAAGGCGAGAATGTTTATAATGAAAATGCAAAAATGAATGATCCTGATTTACGAAAAGCGATTGCTTATGCAATGGATATTGAAACGGTAACAGATAAATTTTATCAAGGCTTGCGGGTGCGTGCGAATTCATTAATTCCACCAGCATTTAAAACATACTATGATGACACGCTTGAGGGCTACCACTATAATCCTGAAAAGGCGAAACAATTACTAGATGCAGCAGGCTATAAAGATATCGATGGTGACGGTATTCGGGAAGACAAAGAGGGCAATAAGTTTGTCATTCAATTAGCAGCAAGGGCAAACTCTGATACTGCTGAAGCAATCGTCGAGTATTATCGTCAAAACTGGAAAGATGTAGGGCTTGATGTGCAACTAACAACAGGTCGTTTAATCGAAGTTAACAACTTCTACGATAAAGTACAAGCAGATGACCCTGAAATTGATATGTATATCGCAGGTTGGGGTACTGGTACGAACCCATCACCAGCAGGATTGTACAGCAAAGGAGCCGCATTTAACTTTAGTCGCTACGTTTCGGATGATTTAACGAAGCTATTAAATGATATTGACTCACAAGAGGCGTTAGATGCCACGTATCGTGCGCAAGCATTCCGTAGATGGCAAGAATATATGGCTGACAAGGCAATGGTTATTCCGATGTTATTTAGTACATCCACGATTGCGATTAATAAACGAATAAAAAGCTATAATATTGATCGTGAAACAGGTACAGAGATTCAAGATCTTGAATTGATAGCTGATGCGCCAATAAAATAA